CCGTCACTGGATTCTTAACGGCGTTATCGATAACGAAGTTAATATGATAAATTTTAGGCCGTCGGAAACTCGCGCAACGTCGTCTCCGGCGATGAGCTCCGCCGTTACGGCGGAGAAAGCGTTTTCGTTTATATCAAAAGGATGGAGAGAAGTGAAGGATTCAACGGAAGCAGATCTTCAATTAATGAAAGACAGAGCGAATTCATTCAAAAACCTAGCGTCATCATTCGATCGTGAGTTTGAGAATTTTCTTACGTCAGCGTCCAGATCGACGTTACCGGTGACTGCAATTACGAGTTCATCGTCTCCGTCACCGGCGGAGATTGATTTCGTGAAGAAATTGCAACCGAAGTTATCGGAGTTCCGGCGAGCGTACTCTTCGCCGGATTTTAGTAAGAGAGTACTGGAGAAATGGAGCCCTAGAGCGAAGATTAGGATTGATTTATCGGCGATTAAGAATGCGATTGTGTCTGAAGTGGATGATGTTGATGATAGAGATAGGTATTGGATTGGTGCAAGGACTAGGGTTAGGGATTTTAGTTTGGAGTGGAAAGAAGATAGGCAGGTTGCTAAGAATTGGGAGCCGATTCGAGCGCTTAAAATGCGGTTAAAGGAATTGGAGCAGAAGAGTTCGTCTTCTGAGATTATTGAGGGGCTTAAGAACAGTGAACTTGTTGAAAAAGTGAAATCTAGTTTGGTAAGTATTTCATGAACTTAATTATGTAGAAGCTATACATATAATACGATACGATTGTTAATTATACTACAATTGTAAATTTACTAATGTAGTTCATGAAAGCACATAGTAGCAAAGTCTTGCTATATCTGTTGAAAGATAATATGTAAGATACTTGGTTAAGCACAGAGTAGCATATGGTTGTTTTTACTAAAACAAAATAATTGTGAGCTCAACAATCATATGTATCAGAAATTGAAAATTACTTAATAGATCAAAATCAATTATAGTTGAACTATTAatcatgaagtaataataataataatattacacatataCATTGAGTTATAAATTTTAatcatgaagtaataataatactatttttctTATTTGTTGTTTTTGTGTATCTTGCAGAAAGCAATTTGTGGGGAACCAGCTTACTCAAAGGTATGGAATCTGTCTGTACCTTTTCTACGATAACGACATACATATTACATGATTATTTTCGTAGAGTGAGACATCTTAATAATAATGTGTTGTTTTGTTTTGCGTTAATGGTTCAGGAAGTTCCGCCCTTAGATTTTCAAGAACTTCTCGCATGTCTGGTTAGGCAATCTGGCCCATTTTTAGATCACCTTGGTGTTAAAAGAGGTAACCATTATGTTATATTATGTTGTCTTTATTATTTTTGTACATCCGTGTATATATTTTTCATAAGATATATCGTGCTGATATTAACTGAACCATCTTCCTTGTACGCCTTGTTGATTTCAGCAGCTAAAAATCAGTTTTATCAGTTTTATCTAACCATTGGTACCTTTAACCAAGCTTGTAAAAGTCGTGGGTCAGAGACTAGTCGGTCGGGACCTTGGAGGCACGAGTCGGGGGCGAGTTGTCCGTTGACCAACATTGACTTTTGTTAATAAATGGAGTATATTAAACATGtatattacacataaatatatcaaacataaaacataaatatattGACTTTTATTAATAGATGTGTCGGGGATGAGTTGGCCGTTGACCAACGTCGACTTTTATTAACAAATGGAGTATATTAAACATGtatattacacataaatatatcaaacataaaacataaatatttTGAACATAGATATTGGACTCAAAATCTACTTCTATAATATAAAGTTTCAAAATTTTGACCAACATTGACTTTGACAAACTCATACTCGACTCAGCCTGCCTGACTTTGACCTGATTTTTTAGCGTTGACCGACATTTTAGGCGTTTTTGGGCAAAACGGGACGGGTTAGTCCCCAAATAGATGTGTCGGCCGACTCAGTCGACTTTTACAATAGTTCCTTTAACTAACAAGCAAAGTTTACACATGCAATTTAGGCCAACATCTAATGATTGTTTGCAACATGTATGTGGCAGATATCTCTGACAAGATTGTGGAAAGCTTATGCAGCAGAAAGAAAGATCAACTTTTGTTAAGGTCCTTTCCCACAGGAGAACCATCTATTCTTGAAGGTGATAACATAAATGATGAATTGGATTTGAGAATAGCAAGTGTGCTTCAAAGCACAGGTCATCATTACGAAGGTGGACTATGGGATGATCTTACAAAACGAGACATGTCTGACAGAAAAAGGCATGTAGCCATTGTCACTACTGCTAGTCTACCTTGGATGACTGGGACAGCTGTAAATCCGTTGTTTCGAGCAGCGTATCTGGCAAAGTCTCAACAACAGAGCGTAACACTGTTACTTCCCTGGCTTACGAGAACAGACCAAGAATTAGTTTATCCGAATAATATTACGTTCAGCTCACCAGAAGAACAAGAAGTGTATATACGTAACTGGCTCAAGGAAAGGGTGGGTTTTAATGCCGATTTTAAAATCTCCTTCTATCCCGGAAAGGtacttctcaaaaaaaaaaaaaaaaaaaaaaaaattgtcacaaCTTTAACGCATTTGGGTTAGTTTTTATCGTTAACATATGCAATATATAAATTGAAACACATCAAGCGGGTTTAAAGTTACTCGAAATGTTATTCATATACTTTCAGCCCTCCTATAGTTGATTATGTAAACaagtttgatagttttgatagtatATTCCCTATAATAAAGTTTTGAATACATTACATCAATTTTTTAAAGGAATATGCAAAAGATGTTAATGGGTCAACCTAACCGGACTTCACTGTAGCAACCCACCAATAATTGCTCGTATGACTTGCTACTCGATCTGCCCTATCTATTTAAGTTGCTACTATTGGTTATCACATAAGCTTGTGTTGCATGTAAAATGGACTAAAACATGCATATTCTTTTGTGTTCAGTTTCAAAAAGAAAGGCGCAGTATAATACCAGCTGGAGATACATCCCAATTTATTTCATCAAAGGATGCTGATATAGCCATCCTTGAAGAACCCGAACACTTAAGCTGGTACCATCATGGTAAACGTTGGACTGATAAATTTAATCACGTTGTTGGTGTTGTTCACACGAATTACTTAGAGTATATTAAGAGAGAGAAGAATGGAGCTCTGCAAGCTTTTTTTGTGAAACACATAAACAATTGGGTGGCAAGAGCCTATTGTGATAAGGTATACAATCTTTTGTTTAGTGTATTGGCTATGACTTATTGACGAATGGGTCAATTGGGCTTTATTCATCTCTAACAGGTGAATAGAAACTATCAGCACCTATAAAAGTTTAGTTGTTTCAAACAAACAAGTCTTTTGGGACAATACAATCTTATCCATACCAAAaagtacccattttgaccaaaacgtCTGCTGACCCATCACCAATCTAACACATTTTGCTAGCTCTAGTCATGGTTTATACAATCCTTAAGTTTTTTTTTGTTCTGTAGATTGTTTCCGATTCTCTTGAAATTCCATTGTTCTTGATTCTCTAAATATTCCATCTATGATTACCTAATTTACGTGTTACTTGTTTAGGTACTTCGCCTTTCTGCTGCAACCCAAGATTTACCTAAGTCCGTGATATGCAACGTTCATGGTGTGAATCCCAAGTTTTTGGAAATCGGGGAGCGAATGGCTGCCGAAAACGAAGACGGGGAACAAAAGTTCTCAAAAGGGGCGTATTTCTTGGGCAAAATGGTTTGGGCCAAGGGATATCGTGAGTTAATCGATTTGATGGCCAAGCAAAAGAAAGATCTTAATGGATTTAAATTGGATGTTTATGGCAATGGAGAGGATGCTCATGAAGTACAGAGTGCAGCAAAAAAATTGGACATAAATGTTAATTTTATGAAGGGTAGAGACCATGCTGATGATTCGCTTCATGGGTAAAGTTCTTCAGCCAATTTTCTACTATGACTGCTGGATACATACCTATAAAATTGAaaaagagggggggggggggggggttgaattAGGTTCGGTCGAAACGGGGATCCTATCGGTTGGTCAAccttattttgttcctttttacttATAATCTCAATATAGCTAATGCATCAAGTATAATAAGTTATTAGTCAAATACTTTGAAGATCTTCAAGACATAAAAGTATTTAAAATACACTTTTGGTCAGTTTGGCTCTTTTAGGTATATGACCTGTTTCAGTTGTACTAATTTTTCAAAATTGTCGGTTTCACTTTTAGATACTATAAAATATGAACCCAAATTAACCCAATTCTAGGTACATCGGTCAAAATTACCATCtttatgtaaaaaaaaattaaattttttaaaaacaaccatggtATGTTATCACCATTTGTTTTGAAGTTTTTATGGCGAATTACATGCAATTGATTGCTTGAGTATTTGGTTACCATAACTCTTTCAAAGGTGGCACTTTTTAACCCATTCGATGTGAATGAGTCAGTTTGAACTATATTCCACTATCAACAGATCCAGGACAATGGGTAAAAGTAAAATACATATTTAGACTGTTAAAAGGGGCAGAAGTATGCCTGGCAAACGGGTGGGGTTGGGTCGATACCTGAACGAGTGTGGGTCGAAATGTGTCGTGTGATATCGGTCAAAAAGTGTTTATTTCTAATGTACAATTTCCTTATTATAAGTTGCACAAAAAGTGTTTTCAGTTCAACCTAATCCGATCCGTTTTAACATATATGATGATAGTGATCTGTTTCGACCAACCCTATCCTTCTGACCCGCTCATATTGCTCCTTGTACCCTTTCGTTCTTCCTTTTTTACAATCCGCTTTAACAATACCTAATTTCGTGATCTTGCAGTTACAAAGTATTTGTAAACCCTAGTGTAAGCGACGTACTGTGTACCGCAACAGCTGAAGCTCTCGCAATGGGAAAATTCGTAGTCTGCGCCGATCACCCATCAAACGACTTTTTCCGATCGTTTCCAAATTGCTTAACTTACAAAACACCCGAAGAATTCGTAAACAAAATAAACGAAGCCATGTCAAGTGAACCGCACCCTCTTACACCCGAACAACGATACAATCTTTCATGGGAAGCAGCTACACAACGGTTCATGGAATATTCTgatctcgataaaattttaaacacCTACCCAGAGTCAAATAAAGTCAACGAGATGGTCAGAAAGTCAAAATCGGTCCCGAATTTAACGTCAATGGTTGATGGTGGCTTAGCTTTTGCACATTATTGTTTGACGGGTAACGAATTCTTGAGACAATGTACGGGTGCGGTCCCTGGAACACGAGATTATAGTAAACAGCATTGTAAAGATCTTCATTTGTTACCTGCACACGTAGAAAACCCGGTATATGGTTGGTAATAAGATAGATGtaaaagtcaaaaaaaaaaaaaaaaaaaaaagcttggtATTTTATCTTTTAGATGTTTAATGTCTGAATGCAAGTATTTGTTGCTAGTTAGTGTAACTGATATATAGATATCAAATGTATTGAAACCTGTGGGGTATAGGTATTCTTGGTGTTCTGCTCTGTAAATGGATGAATCTTATCTAATGGGCTTATTTTTTGGCAAAGAATGATGATATAACCTATgccattatattttatatataataaaatatatttgaatatttacggagtaatatataatgTTCTGATTATTAAAATCTTGAATGAAATCAGTTGTACATATTGAACACTTGTAGTGTTTGTTACTCTGTTGCATCTAATTTTAGGTACTTAATTGCATTGCAAGGATTGAAAAAATCGAGACTTTTGTTTACACACAGATATAGATATGGTATTTTTGTAGTGAACTCTTTTTGCTAATTATGTTAGGATTCCTAGATAAATATTTTTGATTGGGTCTGGTGAATAACTTAGGAACTTTTTGATGCATATTCAATGAAACATCTTGTTGGGCTTGTAAATATTTTAGGTTTAATGATTTTGGACTTGGAAAGGATGTTTACTTTGGACTTGTTTTTGGGCCAAAGAGCCCAACTGTTGGAGTTGGATGATGGCACGAGTAGCATGTGTCAGTCAAGAAGGATGTGTTTATCCAAATTGTTAGTTAGCTTTAAAGTTTATCTTAATTTGAATTTATGTTTGATATTTATCCGTATTATTTGTTTTTAGTATTTAACAACTCTTGTTATCTTTTTGTAGTCAGACTTTTGTTTTGATAATTAATAAAAAGAGAGTGACGATCAGAGCCTTTGGCTTTTGGTTATTTTTTTGGTTTTTAGCTTTTGTTCATTAAATTGatttaataacataagttataaataGTCACGTAAGTTCTCATTTAAGCCATCGATCCGTAAAACCACATTACTTTTGTTAATCATTTACGTAGTATTTGAGTTGATTAGTGGACAACTTAAATACACAATATACTAGtaactagatttaagagcccgtgcgttgcacgggagaCTTATAATCTAACTAAATCGAAAACTAAAATGTTGTATCATTTGAAGTTATGATTATGACAGTCTCACAAGTATCGTTGTATCAAATATTAATGGCTTTAACGTTACTCATCCTTGTATATATACATTAGGTTGTAACATTTGCCAATATATCTTACTACCAGGGGCGGTTTTTAATGGGGATAGGCGTGGCAGCCGCCCAAAGTGGATTTACAATTTTCAGTgtaaattttttgaatttttcgactttgccccggtggatttttttttgccccaaaacctttaaatcttgcccaaaaatctccaaattttgcccaaaaccttcaaattttatccacaaatgttaaaattttgccccaaaatctccatattttgcccaaaaaattgccacggttttaatttttttttttgcccccagtgACTTGGAATCCTGGTACCGCCACTGCTTGCTACAACCTATGTTATGCGTATATGTCTTCCAAATGGATCATTTGAAAtctcattaataaccttattaatgtaTATCTTTATATCAAATGAGCCTGTGCGTTGCAACAATATAATTTCAACCTATTAATTGACCgttcaagtaaaatataaaatatgtaAAAGCTTACCTCTTATGTAAAATCAAAAatcaacaaaagaaaaaaaaaagtcgtCACATGAACATAAAGTGATCCTTCCTGCTGAAAAGCTTGCAAACTTGATAGCGTGTATCCGTTGGGAAGTAGGCCCGAGAGCAAATGTATCCTTGATAGCGAGTATCCGTTGGGAAGTATGACACCAACTACCTTTTATCATTGTGAGTGGCTAATTTAGTTAAATATGTTAAACTTCCTTGCCTCCAATCGACAATTATACACAAATGTATTGCATCAATTAAAACCAAATCACCAGAAACCATTGCACAGAGATTTACATCATCCCACAATAACATCAAAGGCTTACAAAATAACACTTTCAAAAGATAGTTGTAAAAATTCGTAAACAGTCGGACATGTATTATCAAAACGATGTAGAAAGTTGAATAAAAAACACTTTAGATAGTCTAAAGGGTTATTGTAAAATGTAAATAATGCATATAAGATAAGATTAACTATTAGTAGTTGCAACTTGTAAAATGTAAATAATGCATATAAGATAAGATTAACTATTAGTAGTTGCAACTGATGATCACATACCTTGCTGGTGAAAATATATGCCCATTTCTACAAATATGTCCTTCACTTGAACATGATTGTTCACGTCGTCTCCAAATATATGAAGTGCACCTGCAACCTTAAAAGTCGAAAGTAGTATATAACAGTGTATAACGGGGTGATCCTTATCAATCAACTTCAATCAAGACATATATTTAAGCATATAATAGTAATTCGTGAGCCTATGTACACAAACTCTGACTCGATTTTTCCAAATAAAGCCCATGTACAGTTTCACTTTAAGAATTTAAATTTATTTATGACAAAAATTAATTTTACAATGATCACTAACCCGTACGAAGAATGGGAGTGGTGTTACACTTCTATAAGACCATTTCTAAAAAATACGAATATGGTATAAGTGGTAAATTTGACTCATTTAAGTTGTATGTCATCTCCAACATGTGATgcaataaaagtaaaaataaaaatagctAAATAGAAACTGGTTGAGGTGGTCCAACGATAGAAAATCACTACAATAACAATATGAAATTTATCATTCCAAATGTTGAGAAAATAATAGAAGTGGAAAACGTCATACCTTATTTTGGATAACACGAGCAAGTGTATACTTCTCACTCACATCTCCATCATGACGTGCTCAACTCGAATGAAAATACTCCACTAAGAAAACACACCCTCTTTTCTCTGAGTTCGGGATTGGGTTAATAACTTGCTAAAAGCATCATATACTTCACTAAGAAACACTTTTTATATGAGTGCTCATAGATAATGCGATACGaataaaaataagtatattttaataaaaatttatattttatgcaCGACAACCCAACAAAATTGTAACATCTTTATAACTTATGTTAACAAATGTGTTTCATACTAAAACAACA
This genomic stretch from Rutidosis leptorrhynchoides isolate AG116_Rl617_1_P2 chromosome 11, CSIRO_AGI_Rlap_v1, whole genome shotgun sequence harbors:
- the LOC139877759 gene encoding digalactosyldiacylglycerol synthase 1, chloroplastic — encoded protein: MINFRPSETRATSSPAMSSAVTAEKAFSFISKGWREVKDSTEADLQLMKDRANSFKNLASSFDREFENFLTSASRSTLPVTAITSSSSPSPAEIDFVKKLQPKLSEFRRAYSSPDFSKRVLEKWSPRAKIRIDLSAIKNAIVSEVDDVDDRDRYWIGARTRVRDFSLEWKEDRQVAKNWEPIRALKMRLKELEQKSSSSEIIEGLKNSELVEKVKSSLKAICGEPAYSKEVPPLDFQELLACLVRQSGPFLDHLGVKRDISDKIVESLCSRKKDQLLLRSFPTGEPSILEGDNINDELDLRIASVLQSTGHHYEGGLWDDLTKRDMSDRKRHVAIVTTASLPWMTGTAVNPLFRAAYLAKSQQQSVTLLLPWLTRTDQELVYPNNITFSSPEEQEVYIRNWLKERVGFNADFKISFYPGKFQKERRSIIPAGDTSQFISSKDADIAILEEPEHLSWYHHGKRWTDKFNHVVGVVHTNYLEYIKREKNGALQAFFVKHINNWVARAYCDKVLRLSAATQDLPKSVICNVHGVNPKFLEIGERMAAENEDGEQKFSKGAYFLGKMVWAKGYRELIDLMAKQKKDLNGFKLDVYGNGEDAHEVQSAAKKLDINVNFMKGRDHADDSLHGYKVFVNPSVSDVLCTATAEALAMGKFVVCADHPSNDFFRSFPNCLTYKTPEEFVNKINEAMSSEPHPLTPEQRYNLSWEAATQRFMEYSDLDKILNTYPESNKVNEMVRKSKSVPNLTSMVDGGLAFAHYCLTGNEFLRQCTGAVPGTRDYSKQHCKDLHLLPAHVENPVYGW